In Hermetia illucens chromosome 1, iHerIll2.2.curated.20191125, whole genome shotgun sequence, one genomic interval encodes:
- the LOC119661280 gene encoding LYR motif-containing protein 4 — protein sequence MATGEIRMKVLSLYKSLLRESQKFSSYNFRMYALRKIRDEFREKKLLTDPARIKEEINFAEKNLGIIKRQVIVGNLYSTEKLIIEKNN from the exons ATGGCGACAGGTGAAATAAGGATGAAAGTTTTAAGTCTTTACAAGTCCCTTCTGCGGGAATCCCAGAAATTCTCTTCATATAACTTCCG GATGTATGCGTTACGGAAGATTCGAGATGAATTTAGGGAGAAAAAACTTCTAACGGATCCAGCCAGAATCAAAGAAGAGATTAACTTTGCGGAAAAAAATTTAGGGATTATTAAAAGACAG GTAATCGTCGGGAATCTGTACTCAACAGAAAAGCTGATTATTGAGAAAAATAATTAG